The following coding sequences lie in one Halomonas sp. 'Soap Lake #6' genomic window:
- the epmB gene encoding EF-P beta-lysylation protein EpmB encodes MQENIIIAGKCTSAQAPASWQQQLSQAIRDPNALCKRLGLSDQWLAGAHAGHLQFDICVPEAYLARIEANNPDDPLLRQVLPISDEVLTPQGYVTDPLEEADHRPVKGLIHKYANRVLLIASPACAINCRYCFRRHFPYSDNSPSRAQWQEALHYLRGNTSIHEAILSGGDPLAANDRQLSWLVEQLESIPHLKRLRIHTRLPVVIPDRVDNDLLGWLSSTRLQKVVVLHINHANEIDQAVMDACTRLKQAGATLLNQSVLLRGVNDDVATLATLSERLFEAGVLPYYLHVLDPVQGAAHFDVPDDEARTLVTQLRDHLPGFLMPRLVREIPGKASKTPL; translated from the coding sequence TTGCAGGAGAACATCATTATCGCTGGTAAGTGCACGTCTGCCCAGGCACCAGCCTCATGGCAGCAGCAACTTTCCCAGGCGATCCGCGACCCTAATGCCCTTTGCAAACGGCTAGGCTTGAGCGACCAGTGGCTAGCTGGTGCTCACGCAGGGCACCTGCAGTTTGATATTTGCGTGCCCGAAGCCTACCTGGCTCGAATTGAGGCCAACAACCCCGATGACCCACTGCTCCGCCAAGTCCTCCCCATTAGCGATGAAGTGCTAACACCTCAAGGCTATGTTACAGATCCGTTGGAAGAGGCCGATCATCGCCCCGTTAAAGGGTTGATACATAAATATGCAAACCGCGTACTATTAATTGCCAGCCCCGCCTGCGCAATCAACTGCCGCTACTGCTTTAGACGCCACTTTCCCTATAGTGACAATTCGCCTTCACGTGCCCAGTGGCAGGAAGCACTGCATTACTTGCGAGGGAACACCTCTATACATGAAGCGATTTTGTCCGGTGGCGACCCGCTTGCTGCTAACGACCGCCAACTGTCCTGGCTTGTGGAACAGCTTGAAAGCATCCCGCACCTGAAACGGTTGCGCATCCATACCCGCCTGCCAGTGGTAATCCCAGACCGCGTTGATAACGACCTACTTGGCTGGCTATCGTCGACTCGTTTGCAAAAAGTCGTGGTGCTGCATATTAACCACGCCAACGAAATTGACCAAGCGGTTATGGATGCCTGCACACGCCTTAAACAAGCAGGCGCTACGCTACTTAACCAAAGCGTACTGCTACGCGGCGTAAACGACGACGTAGCCACTTTAGCGACGCTATCGGAACGGCTATTTGAAGCAGGAGTTCTGCCCTATTACCTACATGTATTAGACCCAGTGCAAGGCGCCGCACACTTTGATGTACCCGATGATGAAGCACGCACATTGGTCACTCAACTGCGCGATCATTTACCTGGGTTCTTAATGCCGCGCCTCGTGCGGGAAATTCCGGGCAAAGCGAGCAAAACGCCGCTGTGA
- the efp gene encoding elongation factor P yields MANYSTNEFKGGLKVMLDGDPCSIVENELVKPGKGQAFNRVKLRNLMTGRVGERTFKSGDSLEGADVMDLEMEYLYTDGDMWHFMKTDGSFEQYAVEKKALGDTEKWLKEQVPYTITLWNDKAISVTPPNFIELEVIETDPGLKGDTAQGGSKPATLSSGAVVRVPLFINRGEVLKIDTRSGEYVSRA; encoded by the coding sequence ATGGCGAACTATTCTACCAACGAATTCAAGGGCGGTTTGAAAGTAATGCTCGACGGCGATCCCTGTTCGATCGTTGAGAACGAACTGGTTAAGCCAGGTAAGGGGCAGGCGTTTAATCGCGTTAAGCTACGGAACCTGATGACCGGCCGTGTGGGCGAGCGTACTTTCAAATCTGGTGATTCGCTGGAAGGCGCTGATGTCATGGATTTAGAGATGGAGTATCTCTACACCGATGGTGACATGTGGCACTTCATGAAAACCGATGGCTCCTTCGAGCAGTATGCTGTGGAAAAGAAAGCCTTGGGTGATACTGAAAAATGGCTTAAGGAACAGGTTCCTTACACCATTACGTTGTGGAACGACAAAGCAATCTCTGTCACGCCGCCCAACTTTATTGAGTTGGAAGTCATTGAGACTGACCCAGGTTTGAAAGGCGATACGGCTCAAGGTGGCTCCAAGCCTGCGACGCTTTCATCCGGTGCTGTTGTTCGCGTTCCGCTGTTTATCAACCGGGGTGAAGTGCTGAAAATTGATACACGCTCAGGTGAGTACGTATCGCGCGCCTAA
- the epmA gene encoding EF-P lysine aminoacylase EpmA, translating to MTVNWQPTASIETLRERARLIATVRAFFAERGILEVETPVLGQGGSTDVHLVSLSTRARTDKGQRRLWLQTSPEFHMKRLLAAGSGPIFQLARSFRDGEVGGRHNIEFTMLEWYRPGFTLAQLIDETTTLVATVLPSVAGPVVHYRYRELFHTHLSIDPFTSSLDTLRTLAAERGQMSIHALKEEGRDTCLDLLMSMVIEPQLGQHELSVVVDYPASQAALARRHQDADGEWVASRFELYLNGIELANGYDELTDAEEQRLRFSEDNAERHRLGLPEVDVDEHLLAALQHGMPESAGVALGVDRLLQLALGKARLEDVLAFSTPNC from the coding sequence ATGACGGTTAACTGGCAGCCGACAGCCTCAATTGAAACACTGCGCGAACGTGCGCGCTTAATCGCGACTGTGCGGGCTTTTTTTGCTGAGCGCGGCATCTTGGAAGTGGAAACGCCGGTGCTGGGACAGGGGGGGAGCACTGATGTGCATTTGGTTTCGCTTTCCACTCGGGCGCGTACTGATAAAGGCCAGCGTAGGTTGTGGCTGCAAACCTCGCCAGAGTTTCATATGAAGCGCCTGCTAGCGGCGGGTAGTGGACCGATCTTTCAGCTTGCCAGGAGCTTCCGTGATGGTGAAGTGGGGGGGCGCCACAATATCGAATTCACTATGTTGGAGTGGTATCGCCCAGGGTTTACGCTGGCGCAGCTGATTGATGAAACCACCACGCTGGTTGCCACTGTGCTGCCAAGCGTTGCGGGCCCAGTGGTGCACTATCGTTATCGGGAACTATTTCACACCCATCTGTCGATTGACCCGTTTACTTCCTCGCTTGATACATTGCGGACGTTGGCAGCAGAGCGTGGCCAGATGTCTATTCATGCATTAAAAGAAGAGGGGCGAGACACTTGCTTGGATCTATTGATGAGCATGGTAATTGAACCGCAACTTGGTCAGCATGAGCTAAGCGTGGTGGTGGACTATCCCGCGAGCCAGGCGGCGCTAGCGCGTCGTCATCAGGATGCGGATGGCGAGTGGGTAGCCTCGCGGTTTGAGCTTTATCTAAACGGTATTGAGCTGGCAAATGGCTATGACGAGCTAACCGATGCCGAGGAGCAGCGTCTGCGGTTTAGTGAAGATAACGCTGAGCGACATCGTTTGGGCTTGCCGGAAGTCGATGTGGATGAGCACCTGTTGGCCGCGCTGCAACACGGTATGCCTGAAAGTGCTGGTGTGGCGTTAGGAGTGGATCGTCTGTTGCAACTGGCACTGGGTAAAGCACGCCTGGAAGACGTGCTCGCGTTTTCAACACCTAACTGCTAA
- the asd gene encoding archaetidylserine decarboxylase (Phosphatidylserine decarboxylase is synthesized as a single chain precursor. Generation of the pyruvoyl active site from a Ser is coupled to cleavage of a Gly-Ser bond between the larger (beta) and smaller (alpha chains). It is an integral membrane protein.), whose translation MTLSQKAFSLLQYPLPQHAFSRLTGKFAQCDNPWVKDTLIKAFIKRFNVDMSQALEPDPTAYATFNDFFTRALKADARPLGEGLLSPADGTLSQYGRLTAGQLVQAKGHTYSAQTLLGGDSTLAEEFMGGSFATVYLSPRDYHRVHMPVSGTLREMIYVPGRLFSVNQATANYVPGLFARNERLVCIFDTEHGSMAMVLVGAMIVAAIETVWAGQVTPLSGHPQRMKFGQPIILEKGAEMGRFKLGSTVVMCFAEPVTFENNPLGAKVEMGQTLGTP comes from the coding sequence GTGACCCTTTCTCAAAAAGCCTTTTCGCTACTCCAGTATCCATTGCCCCAGCACGCGTTCTCGCGCCTGACAGGCAAGTTCGCCCAGTGTGATAACCCTTGGGTAAAAGACACCCTGATCAAGGCGTTTATCAAGCGCTTTAATGTCGACATGAGCCAGGCGCTGGAGCCAGACCCCACCGCCTACGCCACGTTCAACGACTTTTTCACCAGGGCGCTAAAGGCCGATGCCCGACCATTAGGCGAGGGCCTACTAAGCCCCGCCGATGGCACACTCTCCCAATATGGCCGCCTAACCGCAGGCCAATTGGTGCAAGCCAAAGGGCACACTTACTCCGCCCAAACATTATTGGGTGGCGATAGCACACTGGCCGAAGAGTTTATGGGCGGAAGTTTTGCTACTGTCTATCTCTCCCCTCGCGACTACCACCGGGTGCATATGCCGGTGAGCGGTACACTACGGGAAATGATCTATGTACCAGGACGGCTTTTCTCGGTTAACCAGGCAACTGCTAACTACGTGCCGGGCCTGTTTGCCCGCAACGAGCGCCTAGTATGTATTTTTGATACTGAGCACGGCTCCATGGCTATGGTACTGGTCGGTGCAATGATCGTCGCCGCTATCGAAACCGTTTGGGCAGGCCAGGTAACACCGCTTTCCGGTCATCCCCAGCGTATGAAGTTCGGCCAGCCCATCATCCTGGAAAAAGGCGCAGAGATGGGCCGCTTTAAGCTAGGTTCTACGGTAGTAATGTGCTTTGCCGAGCCAGTCACCTTTGAAAATAACCCTCTTGGTGCAAAGGTGGAGATGGGCCAAACGCTGGGTACACCCTAA
- a CDS encoding sulfurtransferase — translation MSTVSHSSETNVLPLIIEPEQLQQHIDDPQLLIIDVPANGDSYRQGHIPGAIYLDFRYLMRGDGPVPNEVPTVEFLSQLFSALGLTRDTHVVAYDDEGGGWAARLLWTLELIGHTRYSYLNGGIHAWRDAGLDQSIEPVAPTPSEYHAEILNPQVAITCDEIKAKLDDKQFAVWDARSKDEYDGIRGNNKHLGHIPGAVNMDWLHAMDRNRALRIRDYAELMTELGALGLTPEMEIATHCQSHHRSSFTWLVGKALGFNIRGYAGSWGEWGNRDDTPIEK, via the coding sequence ATGAGCACCGTCAGCCACTCATCGGAAACCAATGTACTGCCGTTAATTATTGAACCTGAGCAGCTGCAGCAGCATATAGATGACCCGCAACTGCTAATCATTGATGTCCCGGCGAATGGTGACAGCTACCGCCAAGGCCATATACCGGGTGCCATTTATCTGGATTTTCGCTACCTGATGCGTGGCGATGGGCCAGTGCCCAACGAGGTGCCCACGGTTGAGTTCCTGTCACAACTGTTCAGTGCGCTTGGCCTAACCCGCGACACCCACGTGGTGGCCTACGATGATGAAGGTGGCGGTTGGGCAGCTCGACTACTATGGACATTGGAGCTAATTGGCCATACCCGTTACTCCTACCTGAATGGCGGCATTCATGCATGGCGTGATGCGGGCCTTGATCAAAGTATCGAACCAGTCGCTCCCACGCCCAGCGAGTACCACGCCGAAATTCTCAATCCTCAGGTGGCTATTACCTGCGACGAGATTAAAGCAAAGCTCGACGATAAGCAGTTCGCGGTATGGGATGCCCGCTCCAAAGACGAGTACGATGGTATACGCGGTAACAATAAACACTTGGGCCATATACCGGGTGCCGTCAATATGGATTGGCTCCACGCCATGGATCGTAACCGTGCACTACGCATCCGCGACTACGCCGAGCTGATGACAGAGTTAGGAGCGCTCGGCCTAACACCGGAAATGGAAATTGCTACCCACTGCCAAAGCCACCACCGCAGCAGCTTCACCTGGTTGGTGGGCAAGGCACTGGGCTTTAATATACGCGGCTACGCGGGCTCCTGGGGCGAATGGGGCAACCGCGACGACACACCGATTGAGAAGTAA
- the rsgA gene encoding small ribosomal subunit biogenesis GTPase RsgA: protein MSKRKLSRQQQWRVEKIQAERAQRAEKRDVQDAEKLSAGEYGPEQPGRVMAHFGRTLEVRNADGTPVRCHLRANLDGLVTGDRVIWRAAQDGSGVVVAREERDSILKRPDPRGQLKPVAANIDQLLIVFAVEPAPHPNLIDRYLVAAEATGIAPVLVLNKTDLLPEDGGELGQLLERYRQLGYPVVRTTTANPAGLDALRQQLEGRTSVFVGQSGVGKSSLIDLLLPDETLRIGALSEDSRKGTHTTTTARLYAMRSDEVSNGELIDSPGIREFGLIHLDEQEVTDGFIEFHPYLGHCRFRDCRHRNEPGCALLEAVEAGKIHPERFTSYRRILDSLNT, encoded by the coding sequence ATGAGCAAACGTAAATTAAGCCGTCAGCAGCAGTGGCGGGTCGAGAAGATTCAAGCAGAACGTGCCCAACGTGCTGAAAAGCGCGACGTTCAAGATGCTGAAAAACTCTCCGCGGGTGAGTACGGCCCCGAACAGCCGGGCCGGGTAATGGCTCATTTCGGCCGCACGCTGGAAGTACGCAATGCCGACGGCACGCCCGTACGCTGCCACCTACGCGCCAATCTAGATGGCTTGGTCACCGGCGACCGGGTAATTTGGCGAGCAGCCCAGGATGGTTCTGGGGTCGTCGTCGCCCGTGAAGAGCGCGACAGCATCTTGAAGCGCCCAGACCCCCGAGGGCAATTAAAGCCCGTCGCCGCCAACATTGATCAGTTGCTGATCGTATTTGCCGTCGAGCCTGCACCTCACCCAAACCTGATTGATCGCTACTTGGTCGCCGCAGAGGCCACTGGTATTGCGCCGGTACTCGTGCTCAATAAAACCGACCTGCTGCCCGAAGATGGCGGTGAACTAGGTCAATTATTAGAGCGCTACCGCCAGTTAGGCTACCCCGTGGTACGTACCACCACAGCTAATCCAGCAGGCTTGGATGCACTGCGCCAGCAGTTGGAAGGACGTACTTCGGTGTTTGTAGGCCAAAGCGGTGTGGGCAAATCATCGCTCATTGACCTACTGCTGCCCGATGAAACCTTGCGTATTGGCGCGCTGTCAGAAGACTCGCGCAAGGGTACTCATACCACCACCACGGCTAGGCTATACGCCATGCGTAGCGACGAGGTGAGTAACGGCGAGCTGATCGATTCTCCGGGTATTCGTGAGTTTGGCCTGATCCATTTAGATGAGCAGGAAGTCACCGATGGCTTTATTGAATTTCATCCATATCTCGGTCACTGCCGCTTCCGCGACTGCAGGCACCGCAATGAGCCAGGTTGCGCTTTACTCGAAGCAGTAGAGGCAGGCAAGATTCATCCAGAGCGCTTTACCAGCTATCGACGCATTCTTGATAGCTTGAACACATAG
- the orn gene encoding oligoribonuclease, with protein MSEQTTQGVAPRSDLLVWIDLEMTGLEPDKERIIEVATLITDADLNVVAEGPIIAVKQPDSLLAKMDDWNQKTHGESGLVARVKASQVSTAEAEQQTLAFLQQYAVAGSSPMCGNSIHQDRRFLEREMPALLSFFHYRNLDVSTLKELAKRWNPGALAGFKKQNVHLAMDDIKESIAELAHYRSTFLRVDQCGDEEE; from the coding sequence ATGAGTGAACAAACCACACAAGGCGTTGCGCCACGCAGTGATCTATTAGTTTGGATCGACTTAGAGATGACCGGTCTAGAGCCAGACAAAGAGCGCATTATCGAGGTGGCGACGCTAATTACCGATGCTGATTTAAACGTGGTGGCGGAAGGGCCGATAATTGCAGTGAAGCAGCCAGATAGCCTGCTGGCCAAAATGGATGACTGGAACCAGAAGACCCACGGAGAGTCAGGCTTGGTCGCGCGGGTGAAAGCCAGCCAGGTAAGCACCGCCGAGGCCGAGCAGCAAACCCTGGCATTTTTGCAGCAGTATGCAGTGGCCGGTTCGTCGCCCATGTGTGGCAATAGTATTCACCAGGATCGTCGCTTTTTAGAGCGTGAGATGCCTGCGTTGCTCAGTTTTTTCCACTACCGCAACCTGGATGTATCTACCCTCAAAGAGTTGGCAAAGCGCTGGAATCCAGGTGCCCTGGCGGGCTTTAAAAAGCAGAATGTTCATTTGGCAATGGATGATATCAAGGAGTCAATAGCTGAACTTGCTCACTATCGCAGCACGTTTTTACGCGTTGATCAGTGCGGCGACGAAGAGGAATAA
- the queG gene encoding tRNA epoxyqueuosine(34) reductase QueG, translated as MPSSTTFPLSSEQLTSEQLSQLAEQIKRWGRELGFQQVGITDTQLAAHETHLNAWLEKGYHGEMGFMAKHGTKRTRPEELEPGTQRVISVRMDYLPAEVESAKVLGQPQRAYVSRYALGRDYHKLIRKRLALLAKNIEQEVGKIGYRAFVDSAPVMERALAQKAGLGWFGKNAMLLNPKAGSLFFLGELYTDLPLPIDPPFEHEHCGSCSACRTACPTGAIVDDKVVDSRKCISYLTIELHGTIPIEFRRPMGNRVYGCDDCQLVCPFTRFTRTTQEGDFAPRHDLDRASLITLFAWGEAEFLDKTAGSPIRRIGYERWLRNIAIGLGNAPWSEAVEAALFARRAYPSALVREHVAWALEEQRLKRGERIATQTLYSSSSPH; from the coding sequence ATGCCAAGTTCCACCACTTTTCCACTCTCTAGTGAACAACTTACTAGTGAACAGCTTAGCCAACTTGCCGAGCAAATTAAGCGTTGGGGCCGCGAACTCGGGTTTCAGCAAGTAGGTATAACAGATACCCAACTTGCCGCCCACGAAACGCACCTGAATGCCTGGCTTGAGAAAGGCTACCACGGCGAGATGGGCTTTATGGCCAAACATGGCACTAAACGAACTCGCCCTGAAGAGCTTGAACCTGGCACTCAGAGGGTGATCAGCGTACGTATGGACTACCTGCCCGCTGAGGTTGAAAGTGCAAAAGTGCTTGGGCAACCTCAGCGCGCTTATGTGTCTCGCTATGCTCTTGGCCGCGATTATCACAAATTAATACGTAAACGCTTAGCCCTACTGGCGAAAAATATTGAGCAGGAAGTAGGAAAAATCGGCTACCGTGCCTTTGTAGACTCAGCGCCAGTAATGGAGCGAGCCCTCGCGCAAAAAGCAGGCCTTGGCTGGTTTGGCAAAAACGCGATGCTGCTCAACCCCAAAGCAGGCTCGCTGTTTTTCCTGGGCGAGCTATATACCGACCTACCGTTACCCATTGATCCCCCCTTTGAGCACGAACACTGCGGTAGCTGTAGCGCCTGCCGCACCGCCTGCCCAACCGGCGCCATCGTTGACGATAAAGTGGTCGACTCACGCAAGTGTATTTCGTATCTCACTATTGAACTCCATGGCACAATTCCAATTGAATTTCGCCGCCCCATGGGCAACCGCGTTTATGGCTGCGACGACTGCCAATTGGTATGCCCCTTTACACGCTTTACCCGCACCACACAGGAAGGCGACTTCGCACCACGCCACGACCTTGACCGCGCATCGCTGATCACCCTATTTGCCTGGGGCGAAGCAGAGTTTCTGGACAAAACCGCTGGCAGCCCCATTCGGCGCATTGGTTACGAGCGATGGCTACGCAATATCGCCATTGGCCTCGGCAACGCGCCCTGGAGCGAAGCCGTAGAAGCCGCACTATTTGCACGTAGAGCCTACCCAAGCGCTTTGGTGCGAGAACATGTCGCCTGGGCGCTTGAGGAGCAGCGCCTTAAGCGCGGCGAGCGCATTGCCACTCAAACACTTTATTCCTCTTCGTCGCCGCACTGA
- a CDS encoding NAD(P)H-hydrate dehydratase: MSTLSTSSLRPLYTAAQVRELDRRTIAGGIESFALMQRAASSAWHSFRSRWPHARSVTVLCGSGNNGGDGHVLAALAMQSGLKVQRISLKPLAVLSGDVARAAELATAAGVGFDEWQPGTTLVGEVVVDALLGTGLAGEVEGDVKRAINAINAASQPVLALDTPSGLSADTGAVLGAAVMAACTVTFIGDKVGLHTGDAPAYTGEIDFRPLGVKAQVYFDIPPSAWRLDDSLLLEAFRPRSRVCHKGSLGHVLVMGGAPGFGGAALLASQAAARLGAGKVTLATSPEHVTASLVRCPEVMAHGIRGGAEAGMLPSQADVVVVGPGLGQGAWGQAILQSALQSSAPLVVDADALNLLASHWPEERRDNWILTPHPGEAARLLSCSVADIQSDRPEAARALQRARGGVIILKGAGSLVVGPSGLVVCPYGNPGMASGGMGDVLSGMLGTLVAQSRTIEQAAWFGVMAHALAGDEAAKTEGERGLLASDLASYARAFINP; the protein is encoded by the coding sequence GTGTCCACGTTGAGTACGTCTTCACTACGCCCCCTCTACACAGCGGCGCAAGTGCGTGAGCTTGACCGCCGTACTATCGCGGGTGGAATTGAAAGCTTTGCCCTTATGCAGCGGGCGGCATCCAGCGCTTGGCACAGCTTTCGTTCCCGTTGGCCTCATGCCCGCAGCGTTACCGTGCTATGCGGCAGTGGTAATAATGGTGGCGACGGCCATGTGTTGGCGGCACTGGCAATGCAGTCGGGATTAAAAGTGCAGCGCATTTCTCTTAAGCCGTTGGCCGTGTTGTCTGGAGATGTTGCACGGGCCGCCGAACTTGCAACCGCGGCGGGTGTGGGGTTTGACGAGTGGCAACCGGGCACCACATTGGTCGGTGAGGTAGTGGTAGATGCGCTGCTGGGTACGGGGTTGGCCGGTGAGGTGGAGGGCGATGTAAAGCGCGCGATTAACGCGATTAACGCGGCTAGCCAGCCGGTGTTGGCGTTGGATACTCCTTCTGGGCTATCTGCTGATACCGGGGCAGTGCTTGGTGCGGCCGTAATGGCGGCCTGCACGGTGACGTTTATCGGCGATAAAGTTGGCCTACATACTGGAGACGCGCCAGCCTATACCGGTGAGATTGATTTTCGCCCCTTGGGTGTTAAAGCCCAGGTGTATTTTGATATTCCCCCCTCTGCCTGGCGGCTGGATGACTCTCTTTTACTAGAGGCTTTTAGACCGCGTTCACGGGTATGCCATAAAGGCAGCCTGGGACATGTGCTGGTAATGGGTGGTGCGCCAGGGTTTGGTGGCGCGGCACTGCTGGCTTCTCAGGCAGCGGCACGTTTAGGTGCAGGTAAGGTCACCTTGGCAACTTCTCCAGAACATGTGACCGCAAGTTTGGTGCGTTGTCCTGAGGTGATGGCTCACGGAATTCGGGGTGGCGCTGAGGCTGGCATGTTGCCCTCTCAGGCGGATGTTGTCGTAGTGGGGCCAGGGTTAGGGCAGGGCGCCTGGGGGCAGGCGATTTTACAGAGTGCTTTGCAGTCATCTGCACCCCTTGTCGTCGACGCAGATGCACTTAACTTGCTGGCTAGTCACTGGCCAGAAGAGCGTCGTGATAATTGGATTTTAACGCCCCACCCAGGTGAGGCTGCACGGTTGCTGAGCTGTTCGGTGGCAGATATTCAGTCAGATCGGCCTGAGGCAGCGCGAGCACTACAGCGTGCGCGGGGAGGGGTAATCATATTGAAAGGTGCTGGGAGCCTGGTGGTTGGGCCAAGTGGGTTAGTGGTGTGCCCCTACGGGAATCCCGGTATGGCTAGTGGTGGTATGGGGGACGTGCTAAGTGGCATGTTAGGTACGCTGGTAGCGCAGAGTCGCACTATTGAGCAGGCAGCCTGGTTTGGTGTTATGGCTCACGCGTTAGCGGGTGATGAGGCTGCAAAAACCGAGGGAGAGCGTGGCCTGCTGGCGAGTGATCTGGCATCCTATGCGCGAGCGTTTATTAACCCGTGA
- the tsaE gene encoding tRNA (adenosine(37)-N6)-threonylcarbamoyltransferase complex ATPase subunit type 1 TsaE, giving the protein MQVQLSNETFHVAFGEALGQALKGRGRVYLEGDLGAGKTTLTRGVLRAYGFQGAVKSPTYTLVEPYELGEQRIYHLDLYRLADPEELEFIGGRDVLADDALCLIEWPSRGEGWLPAPDLRIELNVAEQGRLAVLTANSELGELVVKVLAKQADDMQQEHGVIQWK; this is encoded by the coding sequence ATGCAGGTGCAATTGAGTAATGAAACATTCCATGTGGCGTTTGGTGAAGCGCTAGGGCAGGCGTTGAAAGGCCGTGGGCGTGTTTACTTAGAGGGCGACTTAGGCGCTGGCAAAACCACGTTAACGCGAGGTGTTTTGCGAGCGTATGGCTTTCAAGGGGCAGTGAAGAGCCCTACGTACACCTTGGTTGAGCCCTATGAGCTAGGTGAACAACGTATCTATCATCTGGATCTTTATCGTCTTGCTGACCCTGAAGAGCTAGAGTTTATTGGTGGGCGTGACGTGTTGGCCGATGATGCGCTTTGCCTTATTGAATGGCCGAGCCGTGGAGAAGGCTGGTTGCCAGCACCGGACCTGCGTATAGAGCTTAATGTTGCTGAGCAAGGGCGACTCGCAGTGTTAACAGCGAATAGTGAACTAGGTGAACTGGTTGTGAAGGTACTTGCGAAGCAAGCAGACGACATGCAACAGGAGCATGGTGTGATTCAATGGAAATGA